The genomic stretch tttgtgattgtaCTCTCTGAATGATCTTGTTTTTACAGTACTCGAGAAACAAATGTTGTGTTTTCGAAGGGAATataaatttgtaattatttattattattttgttgtagtGAATATTGGGAAGATTGTACCTTTTTGGTTTGAGAAGAATAAATACgattctgttttcttttatttacttGTAATTTTCTCTTTGAAGGAAAATGACTGTTAGATTTCACTTTAGATGATTCTAGATTACAAGCAGATCTATATGCCCTGGGATAAAGATTCTTTATTGATCATTTGCTGGGTGTTGATGCTTTTGGTACGGCTTATCTTCTAATTTGTTCTTTGGTTTGGGAAATTTGATTTTATGCATTATTGTTGCTATGCTTATTTTGGCGTTATAGGTTATTGTGTTTAAACTTAGTTATGATTCGTTGCCCAGGAAAATAAAGACTTTGTTATGATTCATGGGTTGTGTTCAGATTTTTGTATGAGTTTGAGTATTGTCTGATTTTCCATTTCCCCCCTAATTTATGATACTTACAAGTTTGTGAGCTCTCAGAAGTGTTTGATGGCTTTCCGTGTTTTCCCCTCCTTTTTTAGCTTAGCATTGTTTGTTAACTGGGAAAATGTTGGAAAAGGAACAATGAAATTCTGAATTCATGTTTTCGCTTTGTTACCCCAAGAAATGAGTAGCTTTTTTAGGCGTTTCTGATGATGTTTATTGAGTGCTttcctgtaatttttttttttggcaatttgtTGCTATATTGTTCCACTTATATGATTGTTGTGACATGGCCATGCATCCATTtgcttttaagtttttgtctAGGATTGATATTTATCCATTAATTTGGTCTGTTTTattatgaacaaaaaattttagtggGTTGGATTCTTATATAAAATCTAATAgaggcttttgtttttttggctccCGAGTTTTAGCTAATTGAAGCATGTGCAGTGGTCCAGAGCAATCTAAATCATCATCAACTCCGGCTGCATCTACTGTAGAAACCACATCTAACAACAAAGACATGAATAACCTAACTGTTCAGACTGAAGATTCTTTTTCCAGCTTACTTGATCTTGCTGCTAACAATGATGTTGAAGGTTTTAAGCAAACCATCGTGAGGGTTGCTTCTTCAATTGATGAGGTTGGACTCTGGTATGTCCGTCAGAAAGGCTCAAAACAAATTGTTCTCGAGCATAGAACTCCATTAATGGTTGCTGCAACCTATGGCAGTGTTGATGTTCTTAAATTTATACTCATGCATCCTGAAACTGATGTAAATTTCTCATGTGGACAAGATAATACCACTGCTCTTCACTGTGCTGCTTCTGGGGGATCTCTTAATGCAATTGATGTTGTTAAGCTGCTTTTGTTAGTGGGTGCTGATCCAGATCGTAGAGATGCTAATGGTCTTCGCCCTattgatgttgttgttgttcctCCAAAGTCTCAAAGCTTGAGAGCTGCGCTGGAAGGGCTTCTCTCCATCAATGTTTCTGATGGCACTGTTGGTGAGCGTCATCTACGGCTATCCATCAGTTCCTCAGGTTCTGACTCATCAACCCTTTCATCGTCACCTGAAGATGGATTGCCTTCTTCTCCTTTGGAGTTGGTATCTTCTCCAATGTATTCAAAGTTTAATGATTTACCTGTTAATCCTGCATCGGAGAAGAAAGAATACCCTGTTGATCCGTCGCTACCTGACATTAAGAACAGTATCTATGCAACGGATGAGTTCCGCATGTTCTCATTCAAGGTTCGTCCTTGTTCACGAGCCTACTCCCATGATTGGACTGAGTGCCCTTTTGTGCACCCTGGAGAAAATGCTCGTAGAAGAGACCCAAGGAAGTACCATTACAGTTGTGTGCCTTGCCCTGATTTCCGAAAGGGGGCTTGTAGGCGTGGAGATATGTGTGAATATGCTCATGGAGTTTTTGAGTGCTGGCTCCACCCAGCTCAATACCGGACTCGGCTTTGCAAGGATGGTACAAGCTGCAATAGGCGGGTCTGCTTTTTTGCACACACTACTGAGGAGCTCCGTCCCTTGTATGTATCAACTGGATCTGCCGTCCCATCACCCCGCTCATCTGCCTCTCACGGTGTTATGGACATGGCTTCTGCTATGAGCCTTTTTCCTGGATCTCCTTCATCAATGTCTGCCATGCCTCCTTCTCCATTTGCTCAACCCATGTCTCCATCTGCAAATAATGGCATTTCACACTCATCTGTTCCATGGCCGCAGCCAAATGTACCAGCCCTTAATCTTCCTGGAAACAACCTTCAATCCAGTCGCTTGAGATCTTCGCTTTGTGCCCGAGACATCCGACCTGAGGATTTAAATTTGTTATCCGATTTTGATGCCCAACAACAGCTTCTAAATGACTTGACTTGTTTTTCGCAGTCCCGGACCAATACTGTCTCTATGAATCGTTCTGCTCGGTCTAAGACACTAACACCTTCTAACCTGGAAGAGCTATTTTCTGCTGAGATCTCTTCGTCTCCCCGATATTCTGATGCAGCTGTTTCTGCTGTTTTCTCCCCTACACACAAATCTGCTGTTCTCAACCAATTCCAACAGCAGCAGAGCATGCTATCACCCATCAACACTAATGTTTTCTCCCCAAAAAATGTCGAGCACCCTTTATTGCAAGCTTCATTTGGTGTGCCATCCCCAGGAAGGATGTCACCAAGAAGTGTGGAACCCATCTCCCCAATGGGCTCTCGACTCTCTGCATTTGCTCAGCGTGAGAAACAGCACCAACAGCTGCGCAGCCTCAGCTCCCGGGATCTTGCAACCAACAGCCCAGCCTCCATTGTTGGGTCTCCTGTAAATTCTTGGGTGAAATGGGGATCCCCAAATGGAAAATTTGATTCGTTGGTTAATGGAGATGAAGTGGGGCGACTGCGAAGATCATCATCGTTTGAGCTTGCTAACAATGGGGAGGAGCCTGACTTGTCATGGGTCCAATCTCTAGTTAAGGATTCACCCACTGAGATGAAAGAAAAGTTGCCAGTTCCAGTCTCAGGGGCTGCAGCATCCGGTGAAGGTTTGAATTCTAATTCTCAAATTGAATCCATTGATCATTCTGTTTTAGGAGCTTGGCTTGAGCAGATGCAGCTTGATCAGCTCGTAGTTTAGTGAAAGCGAATTCTTTTTTTGACTCACTGAGATGATTAAAGAGTTTCGGAGGGTACATATAATTTTTGTGGGTTACTTTTTGCTGGTGGAGAAGGTGAAGTGGGGGAAGTTGGAAAATGGTGGCTAAGGTCTAAAGAGTGAAGAATGGCTGGATAAAGTTTAAGGGATATGATTCAATTTTTTACCATTTGTTGTTTACAGCAGAAGTCTGAAGAGAAGGAAGCCTTACTCTGGGCTAATATTAAAGAAACCAAGTCCAGGTTAGGTATCTCTCTTAAAATACATCTGTTTTTAGGGTTAGACTTTTTTCTGAACTTTCATTTCCTCTTCAAAGGAAGCTGTATGTTAATTTGCCAACGAAATCATTAGCTCTGTATCTCTTCAATGtatcaatttttcttcaatattttcttgGGTTGTACCATTCCTCGTTGAACAAAGACAGActgttggggggggggggggtttggTGGGTTAGGTCTGAAGAAGGGTTTAAATTGGTTCTTGGGATGTGTTCCATTGAGAGACTTCGTATTTTGTGGGTGGTTAGGTAGGGAGAGAAAGGGGGAAGGCAATATGTTTATTTGATGTTGTAAAACTGAATTAAAGTTGTTATTATATCaatacctttattttttgttctccaAGAATGGCTGTCCTGCTCTTATCTTTTTCCTGtattccctttctctctctctctctctctcttgattaTTTTAGTTTGTGGATTTGTTTATTTGAGAAATTATGTGGGAACCCTGCTGTGGTGGGTCCTGCCAGTAGATGGGAATTGGCTGAAtggatatatatttttggattcTTTCAATCTTCATGGAGAGTGACTATTCCACGGTgtagattttgtttgttttgttacaTTTAAAAGTATGGTAGTACGTCAGTTTAAATGACATGGTCACATATTTATTCACACCATGGATTA from Corylus avellana chromosome ca1, CavTom2PMs-1.0 encodes the following:
- the LOC132183558 gene encoding zinc finger CCCH domain-containing protein 30-like isoform X1 produces the protein MPLDLWLIFDSDTDTRGPEQSKSSSTPAASTVETTSNNKDMNNLTVQTEDSFSSLLDLAANNDVEGFKQTIVRVASSIDEVGLWYVRQKGSKQIVLEHRTPLMVAATYGSVDVLKFILMHPETDVNFSCGQDNTTALHCAASGGSLNAIDVVKLLLLVGADPDRRDANGLRPIDVVVVPPKSQSLRAALEGLLSINVSDGTVGERHLRLSISSSGSDSSTLSSSPEDGLPSSPLELVSSPMYSKFNDLPVNPASEKKEYPVDPSLPDIKNSIYATDEFRMFSFKVRPCSRAYSHDWTECPFVHPGENARRRDPRKYHYSCVPCPDFRKGACRRGDMCEYAHGVFECWLHPAQYRTRLCKDGTSCNRRVCFFAHTTEELRPLYVSTGSAVPSPRSSASHGVMDMASAMSLFPGSPSSMSAMPPSPFAQPMSPSANNGISHSSVPWPQPNVPALNLPGNNLQSSRLRSSLCARDIRPEDLNLLSDFDAQQQLLNDLTCFSQSRTNTVSMNRSARSKTLTPSNLEELFSAEISSSPRYSDAAVSAVFSPTHKSAVLNQFQQQQSMLSPINTNVFSPKNVEHPLLQASFGVPSPGRMSPRSVEPISPMGSRLSAFAQREKQHQQLRSLSSRDLATNSPASIVGSPVNSWVKWGSPNGKFDSLVNGDEVGRLRRSSSFELANNGEEPDLSWVQSLVKDSPTEMKEKLPVPVSGAAASGEGLNSNSQIESIDHSVLGAWLEQMQLDQLVV
- the LOC132183558 gene encoding zinc finger CCCH domain-containing protein 30-like isoform X3, producing MPLDLWLIFDSDTDTRGPEQSKSSSTPAASTVETTSNNKDMNNLTVQTEDSFSSLLDLAANNDVEGFKQTIVRVASSIDEVGLWYVRQKGSKQIVLEHRTPLMVAATYGSVDVLKFILMHPETDVNFSCGQDNTTALHCAASGGSLNAIDVVKLLLLVGADPDRRDANGLRPIDVVVVPPKSQSLRAALEGLLSINVSDGTVGERHLRLSISSSGSDSSTLSSSPEDGLPSSPLELVSSPMYSKFNDLPVNPASEKKEYPVDPSLPDIKNSIYATDEFRMFSFKVRPCSRAYSHDWTECPFVHPGENARRRDPRKYHYSCVPCPDFRKGACRRGDMCEYAHGVFECWLHPAQYRTRLCKDGTSCNRRVCFFAHTTEELRPLYVSTGSAVPSPRSSASHGVMDMASAMSLFPGSPSSMSAMPPSPFAQPMSPSANNGISHSSVPWPQPNVPALNLPGNNLQSSRLRSSLCARDIRPEDLNLLSDFDAQQQLLNDLTCFSQSRTNTVSMNRSARSKTLTPSNLEELFSAEISSSPRYSDAAVSAVFSPTHKSAVLNQFQQQQSMLSPINTNVFSPKNVEHPLLQASFGVPSPGRMSPRSVEPISPMGSRLSAFAQREKQHQQLRSLSSRDLATNSPASIVGSPVNSWVKWGSPNGKFDSLVNGDEVGRLRRSSSFELANNGEEPDLSWVQSLVKDSPTEMKEKLPVPVSGAAASGEEV
- the LOC132183558 gene encoding zinc finger CCCH domain-containing protein 30-like isoform X2, giving the protein MCSGPEQSKSSSTPAASTVETTSNNKDMNNLTVQTEDSFSSLLDLAANNDVEGFKQTIVRVASSIDEVGLWYVRQKGSKQIVLEHRTPLMVAATYGSVDVLKFILMHPETDVNFSCGQDNTTALHCAASGGSLNAIDVVKLLLLVGADPDRRDANGLRPIDVVVVPPKSQSLRAALEGLLSINVSDGTVGERHLRLSISSSGSDSSTLSSSPEDGLPSSPLELVSSPMYSKFNDLPVNPASEKKEYPVDPSLPDIKNSIYATDEFRMFSFKVRPCSRAYSHDWTECPFVHPGENARRRDPRKYHYSCVPCPDFRKGACRRGDMCEYAHGVFECWLHPAQYRTRLCKDGTSCNRRVCFFAHTTEELRPLYVSTGSAVPSPRSSASHGVMDMASAMSLFPGSPSSMSAMPPSPFAQPMSPSANNGISHSSVPWPQPNVPALNLPGNNLQSSRLRSSLCARDIRPEDLNLLSDFDAQQQLLNDLTCFSQSRTNTVSMNRSARSKTLTPSNLEELFSAEISSSPRYSDAAVSAVFSPTHKSAVLNQFQQQQSMLSPINTNVFSPKNVEHPLLQASFGVPSPGRMSPRSVEPISPMGSRLSAFAQREKQHQQLRSLSSRDLATNSPASIVGSPVNSWVKWGSPNGKFDSLVNGDEVGRLRRSSSFELANNGEEPDLSWVQSLVKDSPTEMKEKLPVPVSGAAASGEGLNSNSQIESIDHSVLGAWLEQMQLDQLVV